One genomic window of Osmia bicornis bicornis chromosome 5, iOsmBic2.1, whole genome shotgun sequence includes the following:
- the LOC114871046 gene encoding eukaryotic translation initiation factor 2-alpha kinase isoform X2, with translation MSTYNLWKRIWLCSLCMVFLIFPLIDTSDIKQLTFCEQKSARSLLFISTLDGKISALDANNSGKKQWTLDLNEGPMLSSSIHRRELNNNGQWIRLIPSLNGGLYKFDGENLEAIPVTANQLLHSSFRYSDDLVFSGGREVKSYGISSTTGKILYECGINGCTNSTQKEAFVEQEMLIVQRFQQTVRAVEPRTGIERWNFSVGQHDLTLVPQSDVYCQNKVQSHNLDIEIKVVIPDGLIWAINKNNPTVKLWQQKFDSPIVSIWREDANTIRGEYNNLKEINLFDSKQWSWGTEFSTSPGIYLGMHDRQLYIQENGELHKSLEISQKHVQHSKYPWQPYPAVGHAVKKTLPSPTNDNNDDALLQISDAQSTTALSVLYNSEYVNGNGFYLYSKDQLQLGNDKQCGHKNPILLLIDKEEKVYISNDTHGEDDDTPVQIIIVSLWYWWKEVLVISITTAILLNFMLTQRLLNATTVAKDAVLPPLIVERHIEINKSNIQPFIQQSDDGKNSDDFKSRYLTDFEPVDCLGKGGYGVVFEAKNKIDDCNYAIKRIALPNSKYSRERVMREVKALAKLDHQNIVRYFNAWLECPPAGWQEKHDPQWMNKLMSPNSEFTADITPSNTKINNSVCINVTQTDQSSVDSACEAYEINRIDSNEDSFIIFEKPHSVGSNEDIINIRNCSSGSSNTSISNNIVGKELPTTNDSESIVFEDTESKRSEKENKRKRQASFSLNLNKSNSCKSPKMFLYIQMQLCQRLSLREWLKIQSTRDYRRVLNIFQQIVDAVEYVHLQGLIHRDLKPSNIFFSFDDKIKVGDFGLVTAMTEGYDEAHTPAENEDITLKNSLHTAYVGTHLYMSPEQINGQGYNYKVDIYSLGIILFELLIPFVTEMERITTLINLRKSVFPNNFGNDYPSEHNLLNMMLDENPNKRPTTFGIKAKAPLLNDEIANGFGTSEDTKWHFELPQLTRHSSVISSSSNDS, from the exons ATGTCCACTTACA ATTTATGGAAACGAATATGGCTTTGTTCGTTATGCATGGTTTTCTTAATATTCCCGCTGATTGACACAAGTGATATAAAACAATTGACGTTTTGCGAACAGAAATCTGCACGCAG tttattatttataagcACTTTAGATGGAAAGATATCTGCTTTGGATGCTAATAATTCTGGAAAAAAGCAATGGACATTAGATTTGAACGAAGGACCTATGTTATCATCAAGCATTCATCGCAGAGAA CTTAACAATAATGGACAATGGATTCGTTTAATTCCCTCTTTAAATGGTGGATTATATAAATTTGATGGTGAAAATTTAGAAGCAATACCAGTAACAGCAAATCAACTGTTACATTCATCTTTTCGTTATTCTGATGATTTAGTGTTTTCTGGTGGCAGAGAAGTTAAATCATATG GTATATCAAGTACAACAGGAAAGATTTTATATGAATGTGGAATTAATGGCTGTACTAATAGCACTCAGAAAGAAGCTTTTGTCGAACAAGAAATGCTAATTGTCCAAAGATTTCAACAGACTGTGAGAGCAGTTGAACCTAGGACCGGTATTGAAAG ATGGAACTTCAGTGTTGGACAGCATGATTTAACACTGGTCCCTCAATCtgatgtttattgccaaaATAAAGTTCAATCTCATAATttagatattgaaattaaagtTGTTATACCTGATGGTTTGATCTGGGCTATTAATAAGAATAATCCTACAGTGAAATTATGGCAACAGAAG TTTGACTCTCCGATCGTTTCTATATGGCGTGAAGATGCAAATACAATACGTGGTGaatataacaatttaaaagagattaatttatttgatagCAAACAGTGGTCATGGGGTACAGAGTTTTCAACCAGTCCAGGTATTTATTTAGGTATGCATGACAGGCAGTTATACATACAAGAAAATGGAGAATTACATAAATCATTAGAAATTTCACAAAAACATGTGCAGCACTCAAAATACCCATGGCAACCTTATCCTGCTGTTG GTCATGCAGTTAAAAAAACTCTTCCTAGTCCAacaaatgataataatgacgATGCTTTACTTCAAATAAGCGATGCACAAAGTACCACTGCATTGTCAGTTTTATATAATTCAGAATATGTGAACG GAAATGGATTCTATTTGTATTCTAAAGATCAATTGCAATTAGGTAATGACAAACAATGTGGTCACAAAAATCCAATCCTACTGCTTAttgataaagaagaaaaagtgtATATATCAAATGATACTCATGGAGAAGATGATGATACGCCTGTCCAAATTATAATTGTATCATTATGGTATTGGTG GAAGGAAGTTTTAGTAATTTCAATTACCACTGCaattttacttaattttatGTTAACGCAACGTCTGTTAAATGCCACCACTGTTGCTAAAGATGCGGTACTTCCg CCTTTAATAGTTGAACGCcatatagaaataaataaaagcaaTATCCAACCATTTATCCAACAAAGTGATGATGGAAAGAATAGCGATGATTTCAAATCACGTTATCTCACTGATTTTGAGCCAGTCGATTGTTTAGGTAAAGGTGGTTATGGCGTCGTTTTTGAGGCAAAGAATAAAATAGACGATTGTAATTATGCTATTAAAAGAATTGCTCTACCAAACAG TAAATATTCAAGAGAGCGTGTAATGCGAGAGGTGAAGGCATTAGCTAAATTAGATCACCAAAATATCGTAAGATATTTTAATGCATGGCTAGAATGTCCACCGGCTGGTTGGCAAGAGAAACATGATCCTCAATGGATGAACAAGCTAATGTCCCCGAATTCTGAATTTACTGCTGATATTACTCCTTCGAATACGAAGATTAATAATTCTGTTTGTATTAATGTTACTCAAACAGATCAATCATCAGTGGATAGTGCTTGCGAGGCATATGAAATAAATCGTATCGATTCAAACGAggattcttttattatttttgagaAGCCTCATTCAGTAGGTTCAAATGAggatataattaatattcgtAATTGTAGTAGCGGAAGTTCTAATACATCTATTTCAAACAACATAGTAGGAAAAGAATTACCCACAACTAATGATTCAGAAAGCATCGTGTTCGAGGACACTGAAAGTAAACGCtcagagaaagaaaataaaagaaagcgACAAGCATcgttttctttaaatttgAACAAATCAAATTCATGTAAATCTCCAAAAATGTTCCTCTATATACAGATGCAACTGTGCCAAAGGTTAAGTCTTCGAGAATGGCTTAAAATACAATCAACAAGGGATTATCGTCGggtattaaatatatttcaacaaaTAGTTGACGCTGTCGAGTATGTTCATTTGCAAGGACTCATTCATCGTGATTTAAAG CcctcaaatatatttttttccttcgatgataaaataaaagttggTGATTTTGGTCTTGTAACTGCAATGACGGAAGGTTACGACGAGGCTCACACTCCTGCAGAAAATGAAGATATAACTTTGAAAAACAGTTTACATACCGCGTATGTCGGTACACATCTTTATATGTCCCCTGAGCAGATAAATGGGCAGGGCTATAATTACAAAGTTGATATTTACTCCTTAgggattattttatttgaactcCTTATTCCATTTGTTACTGAAATGGAGAGAATAACCACTCTCATAAATTTAAGGAAATCAGTATTTCCAAATAATTTCGGTAATGATTATCCATCCGAG CATAATTTGTTGAATATGATGTTGGATGAAAATCCTAACAAAAGACCAACAACATTCGGTATCAAGGCGAAAGCACCATTATTGAATGATGAAATAGCCAATGGATTTGGTACAAGTGAAGATACAAAATGGCATTTTGAACTGCCTCAATTAACAAGACATTCCTCTGTAATTAGTAGCAGTAGCAATGATTCTTAG
- the LOC114871046 gene encoding eukaryotic translation initiation factor 2-alpha kinase isoform X1, translating to MSVTDLWKRIWLCSLCMVFLIFPLIDTSDIKQLTFCEQKSARSLLFISTLDGKISALDANNSGKKQWTLDLNEGPMLSSSIHRRELNNNGQWIRLIPSLNGGLYKFDGENLEAIPVTANQLLHSSFRYSDDLVFSGGREVKSYGISSTTGKILYECGINGCTNSTQKEAFVEQEMLIVQRFQQTVRAVEPRTGIERWNFSVGQHDLTLVPQSDVYCQNKVQSHNLDIEIKVVIPDGLIWAINKNNPTVKLWQQKFDSPIVSIWREDANTIRGEYNNLKEINLFDSKQWSWGTEFSTSPGIYLGMHDRQLYIQENGELHKSLEISQKHVQHSKYPWQPYPAVGHAVKKTLPSPTNDNNDDALLQISDAQSTTALSVLYNSEYVNGNGFYLYSKDQLQLGNDKQCGHKNPILLLIDKEEKVYISNDTHGEDDDTPVQIIIVSLWYWWKEVLVISITTAILLNFMLTQRLLNATTVAKDAVLPPLIVERHIEINKSNIQPFIQQSDDGKNSDDFKSRYLTDFEPVDCLGKGGYGVVFEAKNKIDDCNYAIKRIALPNSKYSRERVMREVKALAKLDHQNIVRYFNAWLECPPAGWQEKHDPQWMNKLMSPNSEFTADITPSNTKINNSVCINVTQTDQSSVDSACEAYEINRIDSNEDSFIIFEKPHSVGSNEDIINIRNCSSGSSNTSISNNIVGKELPTTNDSESIVFEDTESKRSEKENKRKRQASFSLNLNKSNSCKSPKMFLYIQMQLCQRLSLREWLKIQSTRDYRRVLNIFQQIVDAVEYVHLQGLIHRDLKPSNIFFSFDDKIKVGDFGLVTAMTEGYDEAHTPAENEDITLKNSLHTAYVGTHLYMSPEQINGQGYNYKVDIYSLGIILFELLIPFVTEMERITTLINLRKSVFPNNFGNDYPSEHNLLNMMLDENPNKRPTTFGIKAKAPLLNDEIANGFGTSEDTKWHFELPQLTRHSSVISSSSNDS from the exons ATGTCTGTAACAGATTTATGGAAACGAATATGGCTTTGTTCGTTATGCATGGTTTTCTTAATATTCCCGCTGATTGACACAAGTGATATAAAACAATTGACGTTTTGCGAACAGAAATCTGCACGCAG tttattatttataagcACTTTAGATGGAAAGATATCTGCTTTGGATGCTAATAATTCTGGAAAAAAGCAATGGACATTAGATTTGAACGAAGGACCTATGTTATCATCAAGCATTCATCGCAGAGAA CTTAACAATAATGGACAATGGATTCGTTTAATTCCCTCTTTAAATGGTGGATTATATAAATTTGATGGTGAAAATTTAGAAGCAATACCAGTAACAGCAAATCAACTGTTACATTCATCTTTTCGTTATTCTGATGATTTAGTGTTTTCTGGTGGCAGAGAAGTTAAATCATATG GTATATCAAGTACAACAGGAAAGATTTTATATGAATGTGGAATTAATGGCTGTACTAATAGCACTCAGAAAGAAGCTTTTGTCGAACAAGAAATGCTAATTGTCCAAAGATTTCAACAGACTGTGAGAGCAGTTGAACCTAGGACCGGTATTGAAAG ATGGAACTTCAGTGTTGGACAGCATGATTTAACACTGGTCCCTCAATCtgatgtttattgccaaaATAAAGTTCAATCTCATAATttagatattgaaattaaagtTGTTATACCTGATGGTTTGATCTGGGCTATTAATAAGAATAATCCTACAGTGAAATTATGGCAACAGAAG TTTGACTCTCCGATCGTTTCTATATGGCGTGAAGATGCAAATACAATACGTGGTGaatataacaatttaaaagagattaatttatttgatagCAAACAGTGGTCATGGGGTACAGAGTTTTCAACCAGTCCAGGTATTTATTTAGGTATGCATGACAGGCAGTTATACATACAAGAAAATGGAGAATTACATAAATCATTAGAAATTTCACAAAAACATGTGCAGCACTCAAAATACCCATGGCAACCTTATCCTGCTGTTG GTCATGCAGTTAAAAAAACTCTTCCTAGTCCAacaaatgataataatgacgATGCTTTACTTCAAATAAGCGATGCACAAAGTACCACTGCATTGTCAGTTTTATATAATTCAGAATATGTGAACG GAAATGGATTCTATTTGTATTCTAAAGATCAATTGCAATTAGGTAATGACAAACAATGTGGTCACAAAAATCCAATCCTACTGCTTAttgataaagaagaaaaagtgtATATATCAAATGATACTCATGGAGAAGATGATGATACGCCTGTCCAAATTATAATTGTATCATTATGGTATTGGTG GAAGGAAGTTTTAGTAATTTCAATTACCACTGCaattttacttaattttatGTTAACGCAACGTCTGTTAAATGCCACCACTGTTGCTAAAGATGCGGTACTTCCg CCTTTAATAGTTGAACGCcatatagaaataaataaaagcaaTATCCAACCATTTATCCAACAAAGTGATGATGGAAAGAATAGCGATGATTTCAAATCACGTTATCTCACTGATTTTGAGCCAGTCGATTGTTTAGGTAAAGGTGGTTATGGCGTCGTTTTTGAGGCAAAGAATAAAATAGACGATTGTAATTATGCTATTAAAAGAATTGCTCTACCAAACAG TAAATATTCAAGAGAGCGTGTAATGCGAGAGGTGAAGGCATTAGCTAAATTAGATCACCAAAATATCGTAAGATATTTTAATGCATGGCTAGAATGTCCACCGGCTGGTTGGCAAGAGAAACATGATCCTCAATGGATGAACAAGCTAATGTCCCCGAATTCTGAATTTACTGCTGATATTACTCCTTCGAATACGAAGATTAATAATTCTGTTTGTATTAATGTTACTCAAACAGATCAATCATCAGTGGATAGTGCTTGCGAGGCATATGAAATAAATCGTATCGATTCAAACGAggattcttttattatttttgagaAGCCTCATTCAGTAGGTTCAAATGAggatataattaatattcgtAATTGTAGTAGCGGAAGTTCTAATACATCTATTTCAAACAACATAGTAGGAAAAGAATTACCCACAACTAATGATTCAGAAAGCATCGTGTTCGAGGACACTGAAAGTAAACGCtcagagaaagaaaataaaagaaagcgACAAGCATcgttttctttaaatttgAACAAATCAAATTCATGTAAATCTCCAAAAATGTTCCTCTATATACAGATGCAACTGTGCCAAAGGTTAAGTCTTCGAGAATGGCTTAAAATACAATCAACAAGGGATTATCGTCGggtattaaatatatttcaacaaaTAGTTGACGCTGTCGAGTATGTTCATTTGCAAGGACTCATTCATCGTGATTTAAAG CcctcaaatatatttttttccttcgatgataaaataaaagttggTGATTTTGGTCTTGTAACTGCAATGACGGAAGGTTACGACGAGGCTCACACTCCTGCAGAAAATGAAGATATAACTTTGAAAAACAGTTTACATACCGCGTATGTCGGTACACATCTTTATATGTCCCCTGAGCAGATAAATGGGCAGGGCTATAATTACAAAGTTGATATTTACTCCTTAgggattattttatttgaactcCTTATTCCATTTGTTACTGAAATGGAGAGAATAACCACTCTCATAAATTTAAGGAAATCAGTATTTCCAAATAATTTCGGTAATGATTATCCATCCGAG CATAATTTGTTGAATATGATGTTGGATGAAAATCCTAACAAAAGACCAACAACATTCGGTATCAAGGCGAAAGCACCATTATTGAATGATGAAATAGCCAATGGATTTGGTACAAGTGAAGATACAAAATGGCATTTTGAACTGCCTCAATTAACAAGACATTCCTCTGTAATTAGTAGCAGTAGCAATGATTCTTAG
- the LOC114871046 gene encoding eukaryotic translation initiation factor 2-alpha kinase isoform X3, whose amino-acid sequence MVFLIFPLIDTSDIKQLTFCEQKSARSLLFISTLDGKISALDANNSGKKQWTLDLNEGPMLSSSIHRRELNNNGQWIRLIPSLNGGLYKFDGENLEAIPVTANQLLHSSFRYSDDLVFSGGREVKSYGISSTTGKILYECGINGCTNSTQKEAFVEQEMLIVQRFQQTVRAVEPRTGIERWNFSVGQHDLTLVPQSDVYCQNKVQSHNLDIEIKVVIPDGLIWAINKNNPTVKLWQQKFDSPIVSIWREDANTIRGEYNNLKEINLFDSKQWSWGTEFSTSPGIYLGMHDRQLYIQENGELHKSLEISQKHVQHSKYPWQPYPAVGHAVKKTLPSPTNDNNDDALLQISDAQSTTALSVLYNSEYVNGNGFYLYSKDQLQLGNDKQCGHKNPILLLIDKEEKVYISNDTHGEDDDTPVQIIIVSLWYWWKEVLVISITTAILLNFMLTQRLLNATTVAKDAVLPPLIVERHIEINKSNIQPFIQQSDDGKNSDDFKSRYLTDFEPVDCLGKGGYGVVFEAKNKIDDCNYAIKRIALPNSKYSRERVMREVKALAKLDHQNIVRYFNAWLECPPAGWQEKHDPQWMNKLMSPNSEFTADITPSNTKINNSVCINVTQTDQSSVDSACEAYEINRIDSNEDSFIIFEKPHSVGSNEDIINIRNCSSGSSNTSISNNIVGKELPTTNDSESIVFEDTESKRSEKENKRKRQASFSLNLNKSNSCKSPKMFLYIQMQLCQRLSLREWLKIQSTRDYRRVLNIFQQIVDAVEYVHLQGLIHRDLKPSNIFFSFDDKIKVGDFGLVTAMTEGYDEAHTPAENEDITLKNSLHTAYVGTHLYMSPEQINGQGYNYKVDIYSLGIILFELLIPFVTEMERITTLINLRKSVFPNNFGNDYPSEHNLLNMMLDENPNKRPTTFGIKAKAPLLNDEIANGFGTSEDTKWHFELPQLTRHSSVISSSSNDS is encoded by the exons ATGGTTTTCTTAATATTCCCGCTGATTGACACAAGTGATATAAAACAATTGACGTTTTGCGAACAGAAATCTGCACGCAG tttattatttataagcACTTTAGATGGAAAGATATCTGCTTTGGATGCTAATAATTCTGGAAAAAAGCAATGGACATTAGATTTGAACGAAGGACCTATGTTATCATCAAGCATTCATCGCAGAGAA CTTAACAATAATGGACAATGGATTCGTTTAATTCCCTCTTTAAATGGTGGATTATATAAATTTGATGGTGAAAATTTAGAAGCAATACCAGTAACAGCAAATCAACTGTTACATTCATCTTTTCGTTATTCTGATGATTTAGTGTTTTCTGGTGGCAGAGAAGTTAAATCATATG GTATATCAAGTACAACAGGAAAGATTTTATATGAATGTGGAATTAATGGCTGTACTAATAGCACTCAGAAAGAAGCTTTTGTCGAACAAGAAATGCTAATTGTCCAAAGATTTCAACAGACTGTGAGAGCAGTTGAACCTAGGACCGGTATTGAAAG ATGGAACTTCAGTGTTGGACAGCATGATTTAACACTGGTCCCTCAATCtgatgtttattgccaaaATAAAGTTCAATCTCATAATttagatattgaaattaaagtTGTTATACCTGATGGTTTGATCTGGGCTATTAATAAGAATAATCCTACAGTGAAATTATGGCAACAGAAG TTTGACTCTCCGATCGTTTCTATATGGCGTGAAGATGCAAATACAATACGTGGTGaatataacaatttaaaagagattaatttatttgatagCAAACAGTGGTCATGGGGTACAGAGTTTTCAACCAGTCCAGGTATTTATTTAGGTATGCATGACAGGCAGTTATACATACAAGAAAATGGAGAATTACATAAATCATTAGAAATTTCACAAAAACATGTGCAGCACTCAAAATACCCATGGCAACCTTATCCTGCTGTTG GTCATGCAGTTAAAAAAACTCTTCCTAGTCCAacaaatgataataatgacgATGCTTTACTTCAAATAAGCGATGCACAAAGTACCACTGCATTGTCAGTTTTATATAATTCAGAATATGTGAACG GAAATGGATTCTATTTGTATTCTAAAGATCAATTGCAATTAGGTAATGACAAACAATGTGGTCACAAAAATCCAATCCTACTGCTTAttgataaagaagaaaaagtgtATATATCAAATGATACTCATGGAGAAGATGATGATACGCCTGTCCAAATTATAATTGTATCATTATGGTATTGGTG GAAGGAAGTTTTAGTAATTTCAATTACCACTGCaattttacttaattttatGTTAACGCAACGTCTGTTAAATGCCACCACTGTTGCTAAAGATGCGGTACTTCCg CCTTTAATAGTTGAACGCcatatagaaataaataaaagcaaTATCCAACCATTTATCCAACAAAGTGATGATGGAAAGAATAGCGATGATTTCAAATCACGTTATCTCACTGATTTTGAGCCAGTCGATTGTTTAGGTAAAGGTGGTTATGGCGTCGTTTTTGAGGCAAAGAATAAAATAGACGATTGTAATTATGCTATTAAAAGAATTGCTCTACCAAACAG TAAATATTCAAGAGAGCGTGTAATGCGAGAGGTGAAGGCATTAGCTAAATTAGATCACCAAAATATCGTAAGATATTTTAATGCATGGCTAGAATGTCCACCGGCTGGTTGGCAAGAGAAACATGATCCTCAATGGATGAACAAGCTAATGTCCCCGAATTCTGAATTTACTGCTGATATTACTCCTTCGAATACGAAGATTAATAATTCTGTTTGTATTAATGTTACTCAAACAGATCAATCATCAGTGGATAGTGCTTGCGAGGCATATGAAATAAATCGTATCGATTCAAACGAggattcttttattatttttgagaAGCCTCATTCAGTAGGTTCAAATGAggatataattaatattcgtAATTGTAGTAGCGGAAGTTCTAATACATCTATTTCAAACAACATAGTAGGAAAAGAATTACCCACAACTAATGATTCAGAAAGCATCGTGTTCGAGGACACTGAAAGTAAACGCtcagagaaagaaaataaaagaaagcgACAAGCATcgttttctttaaatttgAACAAATCAAATTCATGTAAATCTCCAAAAATGTTCCTCTATATACAGATGCAACTGTGCCAAAGGTTAAGTCTTCGAGAATGGCTTAAAATACAATCAACAAGGGATTATCGTCGggtattaaatatatttcaacaaaTAGTTGACGCTGTCGAGTATGTTCATTTGCAAGGACTCATTCATCGTGATTTAAAG CcctcaaatatatttttttccttcgatgataaaataaaagttggTGATTTTGGTCTTGTAACTGCAATGACGGAAGGTTACGACGAGGCTCACACTCCTGCAGAAAATGAAGATATAACTTTGAAAAACAGTTTACATACCGCGTATGTCGGTACACATCTTTATATGTCCCCTGAGCAGATAAATGGGCAGGGCTATAATTACAAAGTTGATATTTACTCCTTAgggattattttatttgaactcCTTATTCCATTTGTTACTGAAATGGAGAGAATAACCACTCTCATAAATTTAAGGAAATCAGTATTTCCAAATAATTTCGGTAATGATTATCCATCCGAG CATAATTTGTTGAATATGATGTTGGATGAAAATCCTAACAAAAGACCAACAACATTCGGTATCAAGGCGAAAGCACCATTATTGAATGATGAAATAGCCAATGGATTTGGTACAAGTGAAGATACAAAATGGCATTTTGAACTGCCTCAATTAACAAGACATTCCTCTGTAATTAGTAGCAGTAGCAATGATTCTTAG
- the LOC114871055 gene encoding uncharacterized protein LOC114871055 → MQINGNEKKYVPVMSEGMIITSVPNVFLGAIRDEMREKICPSCVEIPQMSFTLGSLNIDGNQIDLRSLAVFGTTSKRFSSRTISTSDYYEEIPLLLGQELKLSCFYNKITNEKGHLSSKGIYVVWLLMDKLLQSYESNDFFRLKDDGRVSTISIVSYSTREAIENFYSCHSYHRSKLNKTSNQIFFTFGITAIDKSEEFETVFWKEWNFIYETTIVCFILTIFWCLLEIIQDVKNGYGFYRLPQTPNNNYNSIIKFVSSKSGVTLLGSEQAVNEILSKIIENN, encoded by the exons ATGCAAATcaatggaaatgaaaaaaaatatgtacctGTAATGTCAGAAGGAATGATTATAACATCTGTACCTAATGTGTTCCTAGGAGCTATACGCGATGAAATGAGg GAAAAAATATGTCCCAGCTGTGTAGAGATACCACAAATGAGTTTTACTCTTGGCTCCCTTAATATAGATGGAAATCAAATTGATCTCCGGTCGTTAGCAGTTTTTGGAACAACAAGCAAACGTTTTTCAAGTCGCACTATTAGTACATCCG ATTATTATGAAGAAATACCATTACTATTAGGCCAAGAACTTAAATTATCATGtttctataataaaattactaatGAAAAAGGGCACTTATCTTCTAAAGGAATATATGTCGTGTGGTTATTAATGGATAAGCTGTTACAATCTTATGAGAG CAATGACTTTTTTCGTCTGAAAGATGATGGACGCGTCAGTACAATTAGCATTGTAAGTTACTCGACTCGTGaagcaattgaaaatttttattcatgtCACTCCTATCATAGGagtaaattgaataaaacttCAAATCAGATTTTCTTCACTTTCGGAATTACTGCAATAGATAAAAGTGAAG AATTTGAAACTGTATTCTGGAAagaatggaattttatttatgaaaccACAATTGTATGTTTCATACTGACGATTTTTTGGTGTTTGTTGGAAATAATCCAAGATGTTAAAAACGG ATATGGTTTTTATAGACTTCCCCAAACACCTAACAATAACTATAATTCTATTATAAAGTTTGTTTCATCCAAAAGTGGAGTAACTTTACTTGGTAGTGAACAAGctgtaaatgaaatattatcaaaaattatagaaaataattaa